In Actinopolyspora saharensis, the genomic window GCCCGGAGGGCCCCGCCGCGGCGGCGGACAGCTCGGCGGCGAACTCCGGCCAGCGGCGCAGCGAGGCCGCGCCCAGTTCGAGCAGGGATTCCTCCCCGGGCCAGGCCTCGGCGATGGGGGCGAGCATTCCGCCCGCCACGTGGGAGGCCCCCGAGGCCGGGGCCGGGTCGATCAGTCGCACTCGGAACCCCTGCGCGGCGAGTCGCCACGCGCAGGAGAGTCCGATCACTCCGCCGCCGACCAGGGCGACGTCCTGCGGTTGCCCGTTCGTCAATGCTCGCTCCCTGCGCCGGCATGATCCGGATCAGGTTCGACGGTCGGGGCTTCAGCCCCCTCTCAGTCCGTTCGGCCGGACTCCCGCGCCTACCCACCGCCAGACTAGGCGACGTTCGGCTTCGCGTCAGCCGAGGGTCGCCGGAGTCCTCGTCCGACACGGCCGGATTTGCGGTTTCCACGGCTCCCCGCCGGGCCGCACGTGGCCTACCCTGAGGGCATGCCCGGAATGGACGGCTACGGAATGCGTGCCCGCCTCGAACAGGCGCGGCTGTACCTGTGCACCGACGCGCGCCGCGAACGCGGGGACCTCGCCGAGTTCGTCGACGCCGCGCTGTCCGGCGGGGTGGACATCATCCAGCTGCGCGACAAGGACGCGTCCGGGGCTCCGCTGGAGGCCCGGGAGGAGCTCGCCGCGCTGGAGGTGCTGGCCGACTCCTGCGTGCGGCACGACGCGCTGCTGGCGGTCAACGACAGGGCCGACATCGCGCTGGCGGTCGATGCCGACGTGCTGCACCTGGGGCAGGACGACCTTCCGGTGAGCGCGGCGCGCCGCATCGTGGGCGACCAGATGATCGTCGGGCGTTCCACGCACGACGTGGTGCAGGCGGACTCGGCCGCGACCGAGCGGGGGGTGGACTACTTCTGCACCGGACCGGTCTGGAGCACCCCCACCAAGCCGGGCAGGCAGGCCGCCGGGCTGGAGCTGGTGCGGCACACCGCCGAGCACCACGGCCACGGGCGGCCGTGGTTCGCCATCGGCGGCATCGGGCACGAGAACCTGGACGAGGTGCTGGCGGCGGGGGCCGAGCGCGCCGTGGTGGTTCGCGCCATCACCGAGGCCTCCGACCCGCGCGCCGCGGCGAGCGAACTTCGTTCCCGCCTGGTCGGCTGATCCGCCCCGGTCGACCCCCCGATCCGGCCGTCACCGCCGAGCCCCGAACAGGAACTCCCGGTCAGGGGGTCACCCCAACGCAAGCGCTTACGAGCCCGAGCAACCGGCCCCGCCGACCCTCCATCACTCGGTGAGGAGTTGCACTCCGTAGTTGTCGAGCGCCTCGTTCACCGGCTGGAAGAAGGTGGTTCCGCCGTCGGTGCAGTTGCCCCAGCCGCCCGAGGTCACGCCCTGGGCCTGGTCTCCGGAGACGAAGGCCCCGCCGGAGTCCCCGGGTTCGGCGCAGACGTCGGTGCGGGTGAGCCCGTGGACCGTGCCCTGGTCGTAGCGCACCGCCTGGTTCTTGCTCACGATCGTGCCGCAGTGCCAGCCGGTGGTGGAGCCGGAGCGGCACACCGAGGAGCCGACCGGGGCCTCGGTCGAGCCCGCCACGGAGACGGTTCCGCCGCCGTAGTCGTTGACCGCGGGCCTGCCCCGCTCGGTGCTGGCGATGTAGGAGTAGTCGTTCTCCGGGAAGGAGGACCCCACGGCCGTGCCCCGGGGACTGCTGGTGCTGTCGCCTTCCTTCGCGCAGTGGCCCGCGCTGATGAATCCGCCCTGCACCGCGAATCCGACCGAGCAGCGTGCCCTGTCGTTGACGTAGTACGGGTTGCCGCCGACGATGTCGTTGTAGAGCCGCGGGCTGCGCTCGGTCTCCACTTGGACGGCGTTCGCCTCCACGCCCGAGGTGCGGAGGAAGTTCTCGGCCGCTCCGGTGTCGCCCCGATCGGTGGTGAGCACCACCGAGTTGTCCGCCGGATCGACGTAGTAGCCGGTGACCGAGGGGGGCGCTTCGGGCAGCAGCCCGGCGAGCCGGCCTGCGATGCCGTCGAGTTCGGCGGAGCTGTGCTCGACCAGCTCGGCTCGTGCTCCGGCGGAGCGGGCCTCGTCGAGTTTCGCCCGGTCGGTCACGCCGACCACGAGTTCTCCCGCGGTCGAGTCGTAGTAGGAGCCGCCGTAGGCGGCGCCCAGGCTTCCGCGCACGGTCCGCTGCACCTGTTCGGCGATGGACTCCTGCCGCAGTCGTTGGCGGGACTGCGCGAGCGTGAGTCCGAGGTCGCGCTGCATGGCTTCGAGCAACGTGCCCGCGCGGGCCTGCTGGTCGACCGCGGAAGTCCGGTCGGGGGGCGAAGCCTGCTCGGGGGCCGCACCCACCGGGGCGGCTGTCAGCGCGGCAGTGGCTGTCGCGAGGA contains:
- a CDS encoding S1 family peptidase; protein product: MKLRLAGRLAGTMLLATATAALTAAPVGAAPEQASPPDRTSAVDQQARAGTLLEAMQRDLGLTLAQSRQRLRQESIAEQVQRTVRGSLGAAYGGSYYDSTAGELVVGVTDRAKLDEARSAGARAELVEHSSAELDGIAGRLAGLLPEAPPSVTGYYVDPADNSVVLTTDRGDTGAAENFLRTSGVEANAVQVETERSPRLYNDIVGGNPYYVNDRARCSVGFAVQGGFISAGHCAKEGDSTSSPRGTAVGSSFPENDYSYIASTERGRPAVNDYGGGTVSVAGSTEAPVGSSVCRSGSTTGWHCGTIVSKNQAVRYDQGTVHGLTRTDVCAEPGDSGGAFVSGDQAQGVTSGGWGNCTDGGTTFFQPVNEALDNYGVQLLTE
- the thiE gene encoding thiamine phosphate synthase → MPGMDGYGMRARLEQARLYLCTDARRERGDLAEFVDAALSGGVDIIQLRDKDASGAPLEAREELAALEVLADSCVRHDALLAVNDRADIALAVDADVLHLGQDDLPVSAARRIVGDQMIVGRSTHDVVQADSAATERGVDYFCTGPVWSTPTKPGRQAAGLELVRHTAEHHGHGRPWFAIGGIGHENLDEVLAAGAERAVVVRAITEASDPRAAASELRSRLVG